The window GATTtgactccaaagagaaagtgatgatgaAGCTAGGTTTGGATTGATGCAGCCAGAAACCAAGGAATGctgacaagaaaacagattctgtctTAGAGCCTCTAGAGGGGGCATGAATGGTCCTACCAACTCCTGATTTCAGTCCAGTGAAACTGGTTTTGGACCTCTGTCTTCCAGAACCGTAAGAAAATGTGTttcgttttaagccaccaagtttgtagtaATATTACAGCAACCGTACCGAACAAATGTGCACCTCTTAGGAACTATTACCCCAGTTAAGATGTGTGCCTGGAAGCACACTTAGTGGAATAGCGGCATGCAGCAGGTTTGCCATCATAAGCCATTCTTAAAAACCTGAATCCTTGGCTTTGCGGGATCATCAGATCCAGTACAATGGTTGCCGTTTTTCTCCTTGTTCATTCTGGTTACATGTCTGGACAGCTAGTAGAGAGAGCTCTGTCCTTCTCCACAGGTCCTCTCACCTCTATTAattagaaggaaagtaaaagttgctcggtcatgtccaactctttggagaccccatagccccccaggctcctctgtccatggggaggctccaggcaagaatactggagtgggttgccataccttgctccaggggatcttcccaaccaagggatcgaacccaggtctcctgcattgcaggcggattatttgccaactgagccacgagggaagcccaagagtactggagtgggcagtttcccttcttcaggggatcttcctgacccgggaatcgaactggggtctcctgcattgcaggcagactgtttcccaactgagctacccaggaagtcctAACGAGAGGGAAGAGGTTACTTAAGTAAGACGTTACTTAAGCcaccatcttcttttcctctcctttatgactcttcatccaactggtctttataaattttaaagaaaacaaagtcatttctcaatggattcagatactaccccaaattaatattccccaaaagttcttattcttatttctagACCTCATCACCAGAAATTCCTGAGCCTAAACCCTGCCTAGCTTCTAGGatcagtcattttctcatttctcccttttccttttagttgagTCTTGTCATTTTTGTCCCTTCCCTAAACATAACTTGTAATAAGGTGACATAGCAAAGTGATGAAAGTATAGATGGTTTGTTTTAATCCTGGGTTTTTGCCATCTACTTACTGTGCGACATTGGACAGgctctttaacctctctgggcctcagtttcaaaaaaataagtcagtattataaataatacctacctaagattgcaattgtgaggattaaatgggcttaAGCACTTGCTAAGCActtaaaatagtacttgttgtAGTGTAAGCACTGTAATTGTGCTTGCTAATAATCATAAGTGCAATTCCCAGCACATAACTTACTCAACTTTCTGTCATCACTTTGAggtatgtatttgatgaaatcagtaaaatcattctgtttcaaggggaacagaaaagtatttttgagcaattgtccatgtggctatttcaccacatttagtgttttcagatttctgtacAACAGCCTGGGCTAGTccagcagcaaattaaaaatggacagagcttATGTTTTGCACCCTTTATCTCActgtccccccgcctcccccacacacatccccatctctttggacataagctttcatttttcctccatgttCTGAAAACCTACTTCTAAGAAAGTGTCTCGGTTCATCCATGTCGCCACAAAGTAGCATTGGCATATAGACACTATCACGTGTGAAATAgctactagtgggaagctgccggataacccggagagcccagcctggtactctgtgatggcctggaggggagtgaggggagggctgaggtaggctcaagaggaaggggagatacagatatagataattatatgtttatattatatataatgtatatattatatatgtatatataattatgactgatttgctttgttgtatggcataaaccaacacaacattgtaaaacaagtatctgccagtttaaaaaccaaaggtGTGTGATCTCCAACTTAGCGTGAATTTAAGACAATAGTGCCACTTGTCTCAGAGAGACAACTTTTCaagcctggttctgtttctcaaggttgttttgtttttctgtctctcctagcCTTTCCACCTTGGGCAAATACGGGAGGTCCACATTGTGGCTCCAACACTTAGCACCCGCGGCGTTCTCCAGGCCCGAGAGGAGCGTCTGAGGGCGGCACCCCTGTCCCGGGGCTGCTGAGGGACCGCGCCCGGCTCCGTCTCACGTGAGGCGTCAGCTGCTGCTCAGGCAGCCCCTCGCCTCTCGTCACCCTGGGTGACGGCAGCGCCCGGTccagggagggcctgggtgggctcagcataggcaagggtgtttctggatctctgagaagaaaatatcgGCGACAAGAAAGACATGCATTCATGAGTCTGGGATTCTCAAATCTTCCACAAGCCGCCTGCTAATTCTTGAGAGGTATATGTGGGGAAAATGCCCTGCTTGATAATAACGAGAGTTTTAGCCTGAAGTTCCACACAAAATTTCTAATCTTAAGAAATGTAAGAGGCCCTAGGTGAGATCTCACTCGTGGCCTAGACCAGTATTGGGCACAGTATGGAATAAGGACTACCTGGCTCATAATGACCTGAAGTACTGGTTGAAATCCAGATTGTTAACTCTCCCACAAGGCAAGGAAATtaggagtgatggggccagaattaTGCCGTTTTCATGATCAGTAACTAGTGGTTATTTCCAGTCTAACCTGAAAGCAatttggtctcttttctttcagggtcttatgcttcctttggtcttagagcttcaaactgaggagggggaggggcaagggttctgaaagaggaggggatccaggcaaggaaacagtgttgcctttgaacattttaaaaatagtttattctggggaaatggttcaagagaacaaaagaaggtgggtcagattttaggagaagtgatgacattttgtgagaaaatagcagttgaaggaaaaagcaaactgaaatacagcatgagtttaaacagttgatgatagagacagaagtaggagcatcatgcctacagagagggaaatacagttctaccattctgttgtccccaggaccgagcagaacttagttaatttaacttactggttttcaacccatagcatcaacctgtaaataaaacacaggacactttgttgtgtttgcataacaaattataaatattatcatcacAGGTAAAGCAAACATGCTATTGCCCAAAGGTGAGCTGTACAAGGGGAAAGACAGAACTGGGGGCACAAGCAGTCTCaggcataaagaaaatgatgagattagAGTGAAAGTGAGTACTGTAGCTATGTCCTATAGCTAATATTTCCTGAGAGCTTCCGTGTGTTGGACATTGAAGGCTGCAGATGTGTTATTATTTGCATCATCACGAGCAAATCCACGCAGTGGTGGTTATCATCCAGTTCCTCatcatacaggtgaggaaacagaggcccaggaaggttgagtaaattgctcaggattgcagagctaatatactgaagaacaaagcttCCGAGCCAAGtggtccatctccagaaccaagGCTTTTAGCCACTAGGCTACTACTTCTCCCTTCAATAAAAGCCAGCAAAAATTGCATGGCATTacagaagagaggcagcagaagtgatgaaatgaatatgatgtattggagggaagagggatgagAAGTAGTGGGGGTAGGAGTTTATCTTCCTGCCTCATGCTAGGGTGCTAAAATGGATCTACAATGGATACAGCAGATAAACATAATGTCTAGAATTATGGGGGCAACATTCCTGTGGCCAAAAACTGTCTCTGGAGAGGGGAACTGGGGTTAGAAAAGttgaatttctgtatttgagatgctatcatgtccacatagtattttcataacaatatttccatttatttagatgtagcttcaactgtgtaaatgcattaaaacatgaaattcaaaatcatctttatatctcatacatttgctaagtgcttgccttatcagaattgttgttttcagctttgaaggatttttgttttttaatgaaaagcattataaattttaaaagttaaaaattgtccCTGGTGATGTTGTCCTGCATGGCCGAGAGAAGGTGTGGAACTATTAGAAGCAAACTGTATTTCAGCCCTGCTTCTGGTAGGGAAGGAgagtgtctgaagtcaggcaacagGAGCTTTGATCCTCTGGAGTCGGAAGGAACAACTTGGAGTAAATGAATCAGGCGGCAGGGTGCCGGGAGGAGGCTGTCGGCCTCTCTGTGAtggtgttctttgttttgcaggactaatctcagaaatgttgcattaggctcagtgctgtgcatttttaggctgcagtatttttccatctgtatacttcatgaaagcaagcacttttattcctttaaaatgggaatctccTATTTGAATTGCCTGGTGAGGACATTTGAAGTAATTCATTAAGCATACATACGCATGCTCTATCTCCATCTATGTAGCTATCAGTTATCCTTTCCCTACTCACCTGcctgtattagtctgctcaggctgctataacagaatagcatagactaagtggcttaaacaagagacatttcacacttctgggaagtcttaagagcaaggcagaaacacttccaggtgagtcctccatttttggcttgtagatggccatctccttgctgtgtcctcctcacatggtggagagagaaagctttcgtgttttttctgtttcttataagagctaatcctatcatgacagctctaccctcatggcctcttctaaacctagttacctcctaaaaactccatctcctaattccatcacacataaggggatagggcttcaatatatgaatctgtggagggggacaaaaaaattgtcttaactctctatatctgtctgtctatctgtctttatgtgtagaataataacagtggcttataattcatttccctgtgttattttaTCCTTCCAAACTCGTGTGAGGTAAATTGGCCATaggaaaatcactgatttcaCTGAAACTTTTGAAGGTTGAATTAACTTTGTGATCACACAATCAATAAACGATGATGCCACAATTCAATCCACATCTTCtccaccctcctttcctcttctcttctcccttcccactttctgactttcttccagcCGCATTATTTACTAGCTTTTCCCTTAGGACATTGGTGTCCTTCTTCTGGGCCTTGCAGAGGTTATTCCCATTATCTGGAATGCTTTTTCCTCAGGTATCTGACTCAGTTCCCTCCCGCTACACTGTTCAAACTCCACCTTCCCAGTAAGACTTATCCTGTTCTACTGTTTAACTGGAACACCTTGTTTCTCTGCCCATACACTGCTCAATCTCTGTTGCGTTtgttactaggcttccctggaggctcagtcagtaaagaatccacctgtaatgcaggagacctggcccgatctctgggtcaggaagaccccctggagaaggaaatggcaacccactccagtatccttgcctggaaaatcctgtggacagaggagcctacaggtgggctacagtccctggggttgcaaagagtctgacacaacttagcaactaaaccacaccaccagcttgtcagataatttacactgatttctgttctcccctctGACTACAGGATAGGCTACAGAGAGTCAGGAGTTTTGCCTTTATTGAACCTCCTGGAGGCCCAGCAAAACTCTAGGGTCTGCAAGAACTGGACACAGTTATACCTCTTATATTTGGTATTTTAGCAGCCTATCTCAGAGCCAAgccagttattgaagagaatcttttctgatactttaagcagtatgatcaacttgaagtaaacttaaattttcaacaattacagagcaggcatggactcttcctttgtttctccagacaCATGAACCTGGATACAAAGTCCATCCTCTCTGGGTGAAGTGGGAACATACAAAGATGACTGGCCTAAGTTTCAATTGGATCAGAAGATGcacaaaagagacatttaaacgttttcaaaaacgaaaaccataaagtgtgtttcctcttcacacatcagggattgtctggcctctggtgtggttcgagtggtgcagggggagagagagagacatagagaagtaaggatgagctgccctgtctctccctcctctggaccttagttcttcctggactgtcactccttacactcaaagcagatttcagaagtcagcacacatggtcataatgtatgcctagctccacaacccagtcactgggacccagaaaattttgcaaccttaagtctgcctcaacacatcatgactcatatatatcaatgggtaaagacacacaaacagtagtagattaacaggaataagtttttacttatatataaattacctatatacatatttgcccataaagctgggaaagataagtgtccattgaggcaaatgggtagggggagaggaagcagctaaAGACAGCTGTAGAACTTGCCAGTTCCAAGTGTAGGGAAAATATCCAGAAGTTTGGGTCGGCCAAGTTTACAGTCAAACCAGGGATGGCATAGTGGATGATACATGCAGATTACTTTCCATCCTCCACATGGAACTTCTCAATTCTGGTATGTAGTTCTGAACTGGGCTCAGATACTTCTCAGCCTGcacgacacacacacccaccttcctcacccatgcacatacaacacacacctaCCCGTGCATATCGCTGAGCGTGTGGTCCTTTGGCTCATTGCTGCTAAAGGCAACATCGTGCTCCTCCAAAGTCAGAGGGGTGCCCTGAGTTGGGGTCCCAGGAGTTCTGAGTGCAGACGttcctctctaaatatatatggtGCTATCCCCCATCGTACTACGTGGGtttgggctggggaggcctgggtgctttgTGTGAATGGGACAGCAGAAGTGTACCCAGTCACAGCGGGTGAGGTGCTGGCCCCCGTCACCCTctctgtgctttgcatatatGAGTTCCGAGCCCAGTGGCAGGTGCTGACACTGGGGCCTCCCATCCGAGATGAGATGTGGCTCCTTCCATGTGTTCACCCATGGTGTATTGGCCAGGTGGGTCCCAGTTGTACTGATGGGAAGTGTGGATACCAGGTCCTCCATTCCTGGGAATGATGACGTTCCCTCCTATACCACCACCACTTGGATCTTGGACAGGTGGACCCCTTGTGTTTGGAAGTCAGGTGGAACTTCTAGTGGGTTTCAAGCCAGGGGTGGGTCTCACAGTTGCAAATCCAATGGATGCAGTGTTGTtctagtgaaaagttgaaattgacttgtcccttgacacaaatttcttcttcatggtgatgggatttgtAACTGTAGATTGTCTACACTCATGTGGGTCCTGGGTGCAGTGATGGGAAGTGGTAACACCCCGACCTCTAACCATAAGGATGGTGGTTTCCCCTGCCGTGACTCTACCACCTGGACTTggctgaaggagaccccaggcgTTTGGATTCAAGTTGGAACCAGATACGTGCCCGGATGCTGGGATGGGGGCTTGCTGTTCCTACTGCAGCAGCCAGCTGCAATGAGATGAGCCCAAGGTGATCTGGCCACAGTAGGAACACAGGTGGTGCTGGGTGTCCCACACAGTTCTGTGCAAAAGTGAGGTGGGCCAGATGCTTCTGAATAAGTGAGGCCTAGGGCATTCACACCAACCCAAAACTCCCACCAGCCATAGAGGCTGCAGCCCCATCAACAGTGGGCCTCATGTGGTACTAGCAAGACAGCAAGCTACTGTCTCCAGGACTGGGCACTGTGGTATCCATTCCAAAACCAGAAGTAGCAGATACATCCCTGGGGAAAATACCTGAGCTGTAGACAGAGGGCGGCtgcatgttgatggtggtggtggaagacagGGGATCTGGTAAACCCGAATCCATTATCCTTCCTCTGGGTGGCTGGACTGCAGAAGAGGTTAGCTTTTCATCTTGTGCTAGGGCTAATGGGTTTCCCAGTGGAATAGACTTGTTAGGCTTCTTCCTATTGTTGGccccagatgtgggttcaatggtgAGTTCTGGGTTTCAAGCTTCACTTGAAACATGGGTACCTCTGTTGACCACGTCCACAGGTAAATAAGTCGAGGCTCGGGTCCAGGCATCGCTGCCACTGGGTGCTGTGTTCTCAGAACCAGGAAGAGCCATGTGGTATGAGTAGTGGTTGTCCTTGGAGTCAGAGGTAGactagaaagtaaagtctgaggagGAGGTGCATCCATAGCTTTGATGTCAAAGACTGGTTTGACATCTGTAGAGATGCTGACTGCTGAAGCATAGATAACTGCCGAAGCcataggtggggggctgggggaggcaggagccgaAGCCATAGATGGGGTTTGGGGAAAACAGGAGCTGAAGCAAtagatggggggctgggggaggcaggacctaaagccataatttggggactgagggaaagagccaaagccctagagagggggccagggaagacaggaccaaaagctgtagatgggggctaggggagagagtgggcagaaccctagatggagggatggggaagacacTGGCTGGAGTCCTACACAGTGGGGCCGGGGAAGACAGGACCCAAGGCCGTAGATGGGGTTCCAAGGGAGACATTAACCAGagtcccaggtgggggcccggggaaggcgccagccggagccccagatgagggcccgggaaaggtagcagcctgacccccaggtgggggcccgggaaaggcggcagccggaggcccaggtgggggcccgggaaaggcggcagcctgatacccaggtgggggcccggggaagatggcagccggagccccagatgagggcccgggaaaggcagcagcctgatacccaggtggTGGCCCagggaaggcgccagccggagccccagatgagggcctgggaaaggcagcagcctgatacccaggtggtggcccggggaaggcggcagccggagccccaggtgggggcccggggaaggcggcagccggagccccagatgagggcccgggaaaggcagcagcctgacccccaggtgggggcccgggaaaggcggcagccggagccccagatgagggcccgggaaaggcagcagcctgacccccaggtgggggcccggggaaggcgccagccggagccccaggtgggggcccgggaaccgcagcagcctgacccccaggtgggggcccgggaaaggcggcagccggagccccagatgagggcccgggaaaggcagcagcctgatacccaggtggtggcccggggaagacggcagcctgacccccagatgagggcccggggaagacgacagcctgacccccaggtgggggcccggggaaggcgccagccggagccccagatgagggcccgggaaccgcagcagcctgacccccaggtgggggcccggggaaggcggcagccggagccccagatgggggcccgggaaaggcggcagcctgacctccgagtgggggcccggggaagacgacagcctgacccccaggtgcgGGCCCGGGGAGGGCGCCAGcgggagccccagatgagggcctgggaaaggcagcagcctgacccccaggtgggggcccggggaaggcggcagccggagccccagatgggggcccgggaaaggcggcagcctgatatcCAGGTGATGGCCCGGGGAagacggcagccggagccccagatgagggcccgggaaaggtggCAGCCTGATAACCatgtgggggcccagggaaggcggcagccggagccccagatgagggctcgGGAATggcggcagcctgacctccgggtgggggcccgcggaagacgacagcctgacccccaggtgggggcccggggaagacagcagccggagccccagatgggggcttGGGAAAAACAGAGGCTCTCTGCTGCCCATCAGTGGCTGCAAATGTAGGGTGAGGGTTGGTTTGGGAGTGAAAGGCATAGttaaagattgaagcagggcaggagaccgTCGGCACAAATGGCGCTGGTGGTGTCTGGTCTCCCTGCAGTGCGTGTCTGCTCCACCCCAATACCTGGGGGAGACCGAAAGGTTACAGCATGAGCCGGGGGAGTAGTGTCCATGTCAGTGACGTcctgatctgaaggagacaggaaggttacacttggagatgctgtgactgtggtggtaaaagggactccagtagaagttgtagcagggggagcgatggggcggtctggaagaggggtgagtaagtatgagggagggggagaatctaCACACATGGGTGTTGGGGGTTCATTTTTGTCGGAGggtggctggaaggggagggtTGGGGTGCTCAGGGGTGTGGAGAGGTCAGAAATAGAAGGTGGTGTTGCTCTGACTGCACACGCAGTGCCCGCATCCTCCTTGAGGGCAGTTCCCACAGTGGGATTGGAAACTGGAGGCAGAGCATCTGCAGGACTAGCAGAATGAGAGTCCACGGGGGCTGTGTGTCTTGCCACCCGATCCACATAAGGTGTCAGGCAAGGTGGAAGGCCAGCCAGATTGGGGAATCTGGAGGACAGGTCGGCCAAGTTGGTGGTGGTAGGGAGGGACCTGCAACGTGTGACTGaccggaggcagggagcctgtggtccctggggcaggCGGGGCGGCGCTGCGGCGTCGCATGGCCTTCCTTGCATCCCTCAGGATTCTGTTCCTCTGACGGTCCCTGTTTTGTTTCAGGGTGCCCCGGGTTTTGGCGCGAGTCATGGCTGGAAGCTTCGGAGGCGGGGGAAGGTCACTGCGACCCCAGAGCagcggcagcgggggcggcagtggcggcggcggtggcggcagtGGCAGAAAAAGCGGCGGGGGCATCGTCCTCTTGCGGGGGCGCCCACTGCCGGCGGCTCCCAGGGGAGAAGAGCTTCTCCGCGGGGTGTCTGAAGGTAGCTCACGCTGCAGCGCCTTCCCGGACAtcggtgactctgggcagccgggttggtggtcttcacccagcaccacttctcctggcctctcgGGCAGCAGGCTGCAGCGCGGACTTGGGGCAGAGAGCACCGTGGCCACGGGGCCAGGCTGCGAGGGAGGCCGGCCGTCTCCAGCAGTGCCGTCTGAGCAGATGGCGGGGCTTTGGGAGGAAGGCTTCGTCCGAGACACCTGGGCTTTCTCACTGAAGTTGCCTCCTGGGTGCCCCGGAAGGAGGTTTGGAGGCTCgggagggcagtggaggggcgggaggagcccgCCGGTCTCCTGGGGCCTAGGTGTCATTGTCATAGCCCCGCTGGGGTCCGGACTCATCTTTCCGTTGTCCTCTCCTTCGGCCTCTGTGtgaccttcctcctctgtcacgccttccctttgatcttcctggaccatggccTTACTCTCCTTTGCGCGAGGAAGTGGGCGGTGACTGGTTGGTACCGGCTTCCCAGCCTTGGCTACCTGAACAGGTAGCTCAGGGAGTGAACGCAGGAGAGTAATTTTGCGCCCCGGTGGAGGAATTCTGACGGTTCTCGAAGGTCCGAACATCATGGAATTACGAGTGGACAGGACGGGCTGCTGCTTCGGCCGCTCCCTCAAGTTCGCCAGGGGTAGCCCGCCCACACGGGAGTACCCAGCCTGCTGGATTGGGTACCACCTTTTCGGCATGCTGTAAAACCCGGACGATGAGGGCACTGGATCCTGGTTGAGCAGCCTGCGACCAGGTTGTAAAGCAGGAGCTGGGGCGGCGGGGTGACCCCGGCCAGATGTGGTGGCACCCCGAGGGCGCAAAACCAGCGAGCGCCGGCCCAGCGGGCGCCGGCGGCGGAGCCCAGAAAGAAGTTTACACAGTAAATTGCCCGTATAGGACAGATTGTGCGCCAAATAACCCGAGAATAGAATGTGAAACTGGGAGAGCGTCTCCCTAGCTTCTTACTCCTCTCGCGGTCAAACAcgccctggagggaggaggactcAGCCTGGCAATTGTGACGCGTCCATGGTATACGTGTCACAGAGAAACTGCAAGTTCCGGGGCAAAGGGCGGGGCCCAGTGCACGACCCCTCCCGGGCTCTCTAGCCGCTGAGACCTCCCACTGTGGGTGGCAGGTGTTTGGCACCAGATGGGCCACCGTGCAGAGACTCTTCAGGACCGTGGGggcctccttctccagagctcatcccatctagctcctcatcatgcagcccccttggtgcctgcgtgtgtatctgccggcccttccctgcctgggtctcagagacctgtgcaaagctgactgcaggagccacccaccctcccgggggtggtccagcacctgtggggacctctccagcttctctgcgaggccaggagccaggagcagcTTCTCCGCCGCGGCTCCTCTGCCATCATCACCAGCCGGAATGCAGAGCCCTCACCTGGCCAGGTGCTGCACCCCACCACGTCCTTTTCTGGCGGGTAAgcctctttcttcacttctttttagaaatttggtACAACAGTTAAATCTTAGACTGTTCTTCAGGGTGTGCAGATGGTAATGGCTTAGCCAGGATGTGACCCAAACCTGCTCTGGGCTGTGGTGCCTCCCCGCCATACATGCTTCACGTGTTACTGTTCTTTTCTTGTCCTCCTTATGGCACTTAGCCCTAAGTGTCATACCTATAATGAGTCTATATCCTaccctgtaggttttcttttgctcaattCATGAATTGATCACCTGCTGCGTTGGGTTCTGATCTCAGAAGAGGCAGGTTAAGGACCACCAGTTGTCAGCATAGCACCAGCGGAGGTTTTCCCTTTGGGATAGTTTGAAGGATCCAGATATGTAAAGATGATAGTCTAGATAAATCATGGGCTTTCCTGAAAGAAATTTACCAGTGCATTATTCT of the Muntiacus reevesi chromosome 7, mMunRee1.1, whole genome shotgun sequence genome contains:
- the LOC136172098 gene encoding putative UPF0607 protein ENSP00000382826 codes for the protein MPKRWYPIQQAGYSRVGGLPLANLRERPKQQPVLSTRNSMMFGPSRTVRIPPPGRKITLLRSLPELPVQVAKAGKPVPTSHRPLPRAKESKAMVQEDQREGVTEEEGHTEAEGEDNGKMSPDPSGAMTMTPRPQETGGLLPPLHCPPEPPNLLPGHPGGNFSEKAQVSRTKPSSQSPAICSDGTAGDGRPPSQPGPVATVLSAPSPRCSLLPERPGEVVLGEDHQPGCPESPMSGKALQRELPSDTPRRSSSPLGAAGSGRPRKRTMPPPLFLPLPPPPPPLPPPLPLLWGRSDLPPPPKLPAMTRAKTRGTLKQNRDRQRNRILRDARKAMRRRSAAPPAPGTTGSLPPVSHTLQVPPYHHQLGRPVLQIPQSGWPSTLPDTLCGSGGKTHSPRGLSFC